One Cydia splendana chromosome 21, ilCydSple1.2, whole genome shotgun sequence genomic region harbors:
- the LOC134801352 gene encoding uncharacterized protein LOC134801352, producing MAGKSLYNDFSEIQDRIETLCSEEGDIEAQEAERESFENTFYRLSAKGKLLAKIDNESIPNDHSPQAPQQQPLGESIKYPEISLPSFDGDLTQWLQFRDTFDALVNQASLAPIVKYKYLRSCLRDGALEVISSLDFSEEGYTLAWQMLCERYNNPKRLVSNHMRALFDVEPVPSTPSGLRGLESANFLAALRRFIARRGKPKELDFWRRWSRDYIGTLQERTKWRSARGPSLAVGTVVLVREERLPPCRWRLGKIVATQPGRDGITRVAIIRTARGDIQRAFNNICPLPTSGQVI from the exons atggcggggaaatca TTATACAATGATTTCTCTGAGATACAGGACCGGATCGAGACACTGTGCAGCGAGGAAGGCGACATTGAGGCCCAAGAGGCCGAACGTGAGTCTTTCGAGAACACATTTTACCGACTCAGCGCTAAGGGCAAGCTGCTGGCGAAAATAGATAACGAATCAATACCAAATGACCATAGTCCGCAAGCTCCACAGCAACAGCCCCTCGGTGAGTCGATAAAGTATCCCGAAATTAGCCTCCCTAGCTTCGATGGAGACCTAACACAGTGGCTGCAGTTCCGAGACACATTTGATGCCCTAGTCAATCAAGCTAGCCTggcacctattgtaaaatataaatacctacgcaGTTGTTTACGAGACGGCGCACTTGAGGTAATTAGTTCGCTCGATTTCTCCGAGGAAGGGTACACGCTCGCGTGGCAGATGCTTTGTGAACGTTATAATAATCCTAAACGTTTAGTTTCCAACCACATGCGAGCCTTGTTCGATGTGGAACCCGTACCGTCAACTCCTTCAGGTCTTAGAG GGCTCGAGTCAGCCAACTTCCTGGCGGCACTGCGACGGTTCATCGCCAGGAGAGGTAAACCGAAGGAGTTG GACTTCTGGCGGCGCTGGTCACGTGACTACATCGGAACGCTGCAGGAGCGCACGAAGTGGAGGAGCGCGCGCGGCCCAAGCCTCGCAGTCGGCACCGTCGTTCTGGTGCGAGAAGAGCGCCTGCCACCCTGCCGGTGGAGGCTGGGCAAGATCGTCGCGACGCAGCCGGGCCGGGATGGCATCACCAGGGTAGCCATCATCCGAACCGCCAGAGGAGACATCCAACGCGCATTCAATAACATTTGTCCTTTACCTACTTCGGGCCAAGTTATATAA